In Erpetoichthys calabaricus chromosome 4, fErpCal1.3, whole genome shotgun sequence, one genomic interval encodes:
- the LOC114650906 gene encoding toll-like receptor 8: METVLICYHKAFFLIFLWLTSGLSSPPWVSKTVPCDVTVGKNGTKIDYDCKYRRLESVPNITWNATSLDLSKNKIEKLAKWSFYNFKNLTYLNLGWNKYLSRIENETFLSLTNLKKLILDGNTLSEIPYGLPAGLTSFNIEFNGIKAVFKKSFTHLSRIVLISLNKNCYYRNDCTSSLKIENGTFSGLKKLQTLFLNYNNLKTVPQNLPPSLTKLFLASNKIENISQHDFANLSNLHVLDLSGNCPRCSNTPFPCEACSTPDKSINIDPKAFENLSHLKSLYLSGNSLRTLHPSWFQNCTNLKYLFLSFNYLVNEIENGDFFSVLPRVEMIDFSYNYFEKHYYKNLSLSDNFAKLQSLKSLHIEGYVVQSVSKSDLLPLSKLKNLTLINLGTNFLKHVDFEAFHQFNLSLIYLSENRLVPETQKNDTNYSKRNESMEAPLLKRIKRSLKRHKDKNYHFQKLPIKKECLAYGPTLDLSRNNIFFISPEQFKSFENIACLNLSNNGIGDALNGTEFVHFTNLKYLDISFNKIDLVYEYAFSELKKLEVLDLSHNFHYFEVPGVIHRLTFLRHLPNLKVLNLSENHIFMLTDKHLVSSSVKELQFKGNLLRVLWSHNSEYFAIFRNLYSLKHLDISYNKIKKIPVEFLGNLSTTLNTLVLDNNELRTFEWDQFKHLKNLEVLSLRFNKLVSVADMLSIASLLKLDLSNNKISRLSDDFLKDARSLSYLYLDSNKFTSLNRSVFQPGFVTSLKVLSLKRNPFHCTCENLDFFLWVYKTDIEIPRLASDVTCGKPKDHLGMSIVAFDQHSCADECLSEMLFVIFSLTIVVVVSSAITKHLFYWDAWYIFHYIKATLKGYRSLNCEENYYDAFIAYDTNDPLVVDWVLNHLRVELEDHGNKACSLCLEQRDWQPGVPIIDNLSQSILHSRKTVFVLTNKYIKSGVFKTAFYLAHQRLIDENKDVIVLILLEPVLQSSQFLRLRKRLCKKSILKWPESPPAEVYFWHCLRKVIRVDNKTLYNKLYSCHFSSQ, from the exons ATG GAAACAGTGCTCATTTGCTATCATAAAGCATTTTTCCTCATATTTCTGTGGCTAACCAGTGGACTCTCTTCACCTCCCTGGGTTTCTAAGACAGTTCCATGTGATGTGACCGTGGGAAAAAATGGCACAAAGATAGACTATGACTGCAAGTATCGTCGACTGGAGAGTGTTCCTAATATTACATGGAATGCGACAAGTCTGGATCTTTCCAAAAATAAGATAGAAAAACTCGCAAAATGGTCATTTTACAACTTTAAAAATCTTACATACCTTAACCTTGGATGGAATAAGTATTTGAGTAGaattgaaaatgaaacatttttaagcTTGACCAATCTAAAGAAATTAATTCTAGATGGCAACACACTTTCAGAAATACCGTACGGACTTCCTGCCGGGCTTACGAGTTTTAACATTGAATTTAATGGAATCAAAGCAGTATTTAAGAAATCATTCACTCATTTATCTCGTATTGTACTGATCAGCCTGAACAAAAACTGTTATTACAGGAATGATTGTACCAGCTCactgaaaattgaaaatggaACATTTTCAGGCCTGAAAAAGTTAcaaactttgtttttaaattataataactTAAAAACTGTTCCCCAAAATCTGCCACCTTCACTGACTAAACTTTTTTTAGCaagtaataaaatagaaaacattaGTCAACACGACTTTGCCAATCTTTCTAACCTGCATGTTCTCGACTTGTCCGGCAATTGCCCAAGGTGTTCCAATACCCCATTTCCTTGCGAAGCATGCTCAACTCCAGACAAAAGTATCAATATAGATCCGAAAGCTTTTGAGAACCTGTCCCATCTGAAGTCACTCTATCTATCAGGGAACTCTCTCAGAACATTACATCCTTCTTGGTTTCAGAACTGCACAAACCTTAAATATCTGTTCCTGTCCTTCAATTATTTGGTGAATGAAATTGAAAATGGTGATTTTTTCTCAGTTTTGCCTCGGGTAGAAATGATTGACTTCTCCtataattattttgaaaaacattattataaaaaCCTCTCACTTTCTGACAATTTTGCAAAACTTCAGTCtctcaaaagtttgcatattgaaGGTTATGTTGTCCAATCTGTTTCTAAATCTGATCTGCTCCCTCTTTCTAAACTTAAAAATCTGACATTGATAAATCTCGGGACAAATTTTTTGAAACATGTAGACTTTGAAGCATTTCATCAGTTTAACCTGTCCTTAATTTACTTGTCAGAAAACAGGCTAGTTCCTGAAACTCAGAAAAATGACACAAACTACAGTAAAAGAAATGAATCAATGGAGGCTCCTTTGTTGAAAAGAATAAAGAGGTCATTAAAAAGACACAAGGACAAGAACTACCATTTTCAAAAGTTGCCTATCAAGAAGGAATGCCTTGCTTATGGTCCGACACTGGATCTTAGCAGAAACAACATTTTCTTTATCTCTCCTGAGCAGTTcaaaagttttgaaaatattGCATGCCTTAATCTGTCCAATAATGGAATTGGAGATGCATTAAATGGAACAGAGTTTGTCCATTTTACAAATCTGAAGTATCTGGATATTTCTTTTAATAAGATTGATCTGGTCTATGAATATGCATTTTCTGAACTGAAAAAGCTGGAGGTGTTGGATCTCAGTCACAACTTCCATTATTTTGAGGTGCCTGGGGTAATACATAGATTAACCTTTCTACGACACCTACCCAATTTAAAAGTACTAAATCTGAGTGAAAATCACATATTTATGCTGACAGACAAGCACTTGGTCAGCAGCTCAGTAAAGGAGCTACAATTTAAAGGTAACCTTTTGAGAGTATTGTGGAGTCATAATAGTGAATACTTTGCCATATTTAGAAACTTATACAGCCTTAAACATCTAGACATttcttataataaaattaaaaaaatacctgtgGAATTCCTTGGAAATCTTTCCACCACTTTGAACACGCTTGTCTTGGATAATAATGAGCTTCGTACTTTTGAATGGGACCAATTTAAACACCTGAAGAACCTGGAAGTGCTTAGCCTGAGATTTAATAAATTGGTGTCTGTGGCGGACATGCTTTCCATAGCTTCCCTTCTAAAACTGGACCTGagcaataataaaataagcaGACTCTCTGAtgactttttgaaagatgccagaAGTCTGTCATATCTTTATTTAGACAGTAACAAATTCACTTCATTAAATCGGTCAGTGTTTCAACCTGGATTTGTAACTTCTTTGAAAGTCCTGTCTCTGAAACGAAACCCATTTCACTGTACCTGTGAAAACCTTGACTTTTTCCTCTGGGTATACAAAACAGACATTGAGATTCCACGTTTGGCCAGTGATGTTACCTGTGGAAAACCAAAAGATCACCTTGGCATGAGCATTGTAGCCTTTGACCAACATTCATGTGCTGATGAATGTTTATCAGAAATGTTATTTGTAATTTTCTCTCTTACAATTGTTGTTGTCGTATCCTCAGCTATTACAAAGCATCTGTTTTACTGGGATGCATGGTATATCTTTCACTATATCAAAGCAACTCTTAAAGGGTATAGATCTCTGAACTGTGAAGAAAACTATTATGATGCTTTTATTGCCTACGACACCAATGATCCTTTAGTAGTAGACTGGGTTCTAAACCATCTTAGAGTAGAACTGGAGGACCATGGCAATAAAGCATGCTCTTTATGCTTGGAGCAAAGAGACTGGCAACCTGGAGTTCCTATCATTGACAACCTTTCCCAAAGTATTCTCCACAGCAGAAAGACAGTGTTTGTTCTGACAAACAAATACATCAAGAGTGGAGTCTTCAAAACAGCATTTTACCTAGCCCACCAGAGACTAATTGATGAAAATAAGGATGTGATTGTACTCATTTTACTTGAACCAGTGCTTCAGAGTTCACAGTTCTTACGGTTAAGGAAGAGATTATGTAAAAAATCCATTCTGAAGTGGCCCGAAAGCCCTCCTGCCGAAGTCTATTTTTGGCACTGCCTGAGAAAAGTGATTAGAGTAGATAACAAAACATTATACAACAAGTTATATTCCTGTCATTTCTCATCACAATAA